The genomic region CATATTCCTGCTGGCTGATCGCCCGGCTCTCGACCAGTGGCTTGTTGCGCTCGGCCTGGGCGGCGGCCTGGCTCAGGTTGGCTTGCGCCTTAGCCAGTTGGGCCTGGGCGCTTTCCATGGCGGCCTGGTAGGGCGCCGGATCAATCTGGAACAAGGCCTGGCCGGCCTTGACCTCGGCGCCTTCCGTGAACAGGCGCTTCAGCACCACGCCGTTGACTCGGGCCCGGACCTGGGCAGTGCGGATCGCCTCGACCCGGCCGGGCAGCTCGGTCTGCAGGGCCACCGGCTGCAGGGCCGTAGTCACCACGCCGACGGCCGGAGGCGGCATGCCGCCGCCATGGCCTTGCGCCTGGGCGCCACCACCGCAGCCGGTCAGGGCGGCGGCCACGGCGATCACCAGGGGCAGCAGGTAAAGAGCCTGCGCGCGCAGGCCGAGGGCTTGTTGTTGGGGGGCGGTGTGCATGGTGTCCTTGACGGGTTTCTTCTCGATCAACCAGACGACGGGCCGGACCGGCCAGTTTCGACAGGTCCAGGGCGGGGAGCTAGGGTTGGCCCGGAGTATATACATACATTCGCGTATGTATGTTTAACCCCGTACAATTCGGGGCCATGGCTCGCAAGACCAAACAGGAAGCGCAGGAAACCCGCTCGGGCATCATCGATGCCGCCGAGCGGCTGTTCCATGCCAAGGGTGTGGCCAGCACATCCTTGCAGCAGATTGCCGAAGAGGCACAAGTCACTCGCGGCGCCATCTACTGGCACTTCAAGGACAAGGCCGAGCTGTTCGAGGCCATGATGGACCGGGCCACGATGCCGCTGGAAGAAGGCATGCAGCCGATAGAGGCGACAGAGCCCGAGCCGGTACTCAGCCTGGCCGAGCTGCGCTTCGGCCTGGTCAATGTCTTCCATTCGGCCCAGCACAACGAGCGCACCCGGCGGGTCTTCGAGATCGCCATGACCAAGGTCGAGTACACCGGCGAGATGCAGGGCCTGCACCTGCGCAAGCTGGATGCCCACCGCGACTGGCGGGCACAGAACCGCGCCGCCTTCGACCTTGCCGTGACCGAAGGCGTGCTGCCCAAGGGAACGAACGCCGAGATGGCCGCGATCGCGCTGGTGGCCCTGGTCGATGGACTGCTGCACCAGTGGATCCTCGAGCCGGGCGCCTTCGACCTGGTGGCGGTGGGTCAGGCCTCGGTCGAGGGCTTCCTGACCAGCCTGTCCCAGAAGGCCACGCCGCTGCTGCCACCGCTGACGGCGGATGAAAAAGCCCGCCTGGGCCAGCAGGGATTCTGCCGGCGCTCGGCCGCGCAGCAGCT from Pelomonas sp. SE-A7 harbors:
- a CDS encoding TetR family transcriptional regulator; the protein is MARKTKQEAQETRSGIIDAAERLFHAKGVASTSLQQIAEEAQVTRGAIYWHFKDKAELFEAMMDRATMPLEEGMQPIEATEPEPVLSLAELRFGLVNVFHSAQHNERTRRVFEIAMTKVEYTGEMQGLHLRKLDAHRDWRAQNRAAFDLAVTEGVLPKGTNAEMAAIALVALVDGLLHQWILEPGAFDLVAVGQASVEGFLTSLSQKATPLLPPLTADEKARLGQQGFCRRSAAQQLPSN